In Streptomyces sp. NBC_01426, one genomic interval encodes:
- a CDS encoding MerR family transcriptional regulator, whose product MDVTTLYSIGELSRQTGLPVRTIRFYSDSGVVAPTTRSPAGYRLYDLDALLRLELLRTLRELGMDLATIQRVLDRELSVAEVAAAHADAMDVQIRVLQLRRSVLRVVARRGSNPEETKLMHRLTQLSGEKRRRLVDDFMEGTFGTVDADPAAVAMVRAATPDLPDDPSSEQVAAWVELAELVGDEDFRARMRRTARCQAAGRTLDIESEVGEELMEFTRQKVAEAMESGIDPLSDRGAPVIDDLVHRFAEVFARTPDTEFRDWMAQQFKEAHDPRVDRYWRLVWIVNGWQVVPNLMPVYPWLIQALRNDPAA is encoded by the coding sequence ATGGACGTTACGACCCTCTACTCGATCGGGGAGCTTTCCCGGCAGACCGGCTTGCCCGTGAGGACCATCCGGTTCTACTCCGATTCGGGGGTGGTAGCGCCGACCACCCGAAGTCCCGCCGGCTATCGGCTCTACGACCTCGACGCACTGCTTCGTCTGGAACTCCTCCGCACACTGCGCGAGCTGGGCATGGACCTGGCCACGATTCAACGGGTACTGGACCGCGAGCTCTCGGTGGCGGAAGTCGCCGCGGCGCACGCCGACGCCATGGACGTCCAGATCCGGGTGCTGCAACTGCGTCGGAGCGTTCTGCGCGTCGTGGCCAGACGCGGGTCCAATCCCGAGGAGACCAAGCTCATGCACAGGCTCACGCAGTTGTCCGGCGAGAAACGCCGACGTTTGGTCGACGATTTCATGGAGGGCACCTTCGGCACAGTGGATGCCGACCCGGCTGCGGTGGCCATGGTTCGCGCTGCCACTCCCGACCTCCCCGATGATCCGTCCAGCGAGCAGGTCGCCGCGTGGGTGGAACTCGCCGAGCTGGTCGGCGACGAGGACTTCCGGGCCCGGATGCGCCGGACGGCCAGGTGCCAGGCCGCCGGGCGCACGCTCGACATCGAGAGCGAGGTCGGCGAGGAACTGATGGAGTTCACCCGTCAGAAGGTGGCCGAGGCCATGGAGTCGGGCATCGACCCGCTCAGCGACAGGGGCGCACCCGTCATCGACGACCTCGTGCACCGCTTCGCCGAGGTGTTCGCGCGCACCCCTGACACGGAATTCCGGGACTGGATGGCCCAACAGTTCAAAGAGGCGCACGATCCCCGGGTGGACCGATACTGGCGGCTGGTGTGGATCGTCAACGGCTGGCAGGTAGTACCGAACCTGATGCCGGTGTACCCCTGGCTCATCCAGGCCCTGCGAAATGACCCTGCCGCATAG
- a CDS encoding ROK family glucokinase has product MSTYRDFSLAHRGSARGTVLRTVGTRERRSLLTAPRVPTVGIDIGGTKVMAGVVDADGVILEKIRAETPDKSKSPKVVEDTIVELVLDLSDRHDVHAVGIGAAGWVDADRSRVLFAPHLAWRDEPLRDALQSRLAVPVMVDNDANTAAWAEWRFGAGRGEDHLVMITLGTGIGGAILEGGQVKRGRYGVAGEFGHMQVVPGGHRCPCGNRGCWEQYSSGNALVREARELAAADSPVAYNIIAKVGGNVQEITGPLITELAREGDAMCIELLQDIGQWLGVGIANLAAALDPSCFVIGGGVSAADDLLIGPARDAFRRHLTGRGYRPEARIAKAQLGPEAGMVGAADLARLVARRFRRATRRRVERYERYAQLGRRDLLGGTKDREQEQQ; this is encoded by the coding sequence ATGAGCACGTACCGGGACTTCTCGCTCGCCCACCGGGGGTCGGCGCGGGGCACCGTCCTGCGGACCGTCGGGACCCGTGAGCGCCGGTCGCTGCTGACCGCCCCGCGGGTCCCCACCGTCGGCATCGACATCGGCGGCACCAAGGTCATGGCCGGGGTGGTGGACGCGGACGGGGTGATCCTGGAGAAGATCCGCGCCGAGACGCCCGACAAGTCCAAGAGTCCCAAGGTCGTCGAGGACACCATCGTCGAACTGGTCCTGGACCTCTCCGACCGGCACGACGTCCACGCGGTGGGCATCGGCGCGGCCGGCTGGGTGGACGCCGACCGCTCCCGCGTCCTGTTCGCGCCGCACCTCGCCTGGCGCGACGAGCCGTTGCGCGACGCCCTCCAGTCCCGGCTCGCGGTCCCGGTCATGGTCGACAACGATGCCAACACCGCGGCCTGGGCCGAGTGGCGCTTCGGCGCCGGACGCGGCGAGGACCACCTCGTCATGATCACGCTGGGCACCGGCATCGGCGGCGCCATCCTCGAAGGCGGCCAGGTCAAGCGCGGCCGCTACGGGGTGGCCGGCGAGTTCGGGCACATGCAGGTCGTCCCCGGCGGCCACCGCTGCCCCTGCGGCAACCGCGGCTGCTGGGAGCAGTACAGCTCCGGCAACGCCCTGGTCCGCGAGGCGCGCGAGCTGGCCGCGGCCGACTCCCCGGTCGCCTACAACATCATCGCCAAGGTCGGCGGCAACGTCCAGGAGATCACCGGCCCGCTCATCACCGAGCTGGCCCGCGAGGGCGATGCCATGTGCATCGAGCTCCTCCAGGACATCGGCCAGTGGCTGGGCGTCGGCATCGCCAACCTCGCCGCCGCCCTCGACCCCTCCTGCTTCGTGATCGGCGGCGGCGTCAGCGCCGCCGACGACCTGCTCATCGGACCCGCCCGGGACGCCTTCCGGCGCCACCTCACCGGCCGCGGCTACCGCCCCGAGGCCCGGATCGCGAAGGCCCAGCTCGGCCCGGAGGCGGGCATGGTCGGCGCCGCCGACCTCGCCCGACTCGTCGCCCGACGCTTCCGCCGGGCCACCCGCCGCCGCGTGGAGCGGTACGAGCGCTACGCACAGCTGGGCCGCCGTGACCTCCTCGGCGGTACCAAGGACCGGGAGCAGGAACAGCAGTGA
- a CDS encoding ATP-binding cassette domain-containing protein: MTDTAAKAVPDGATALVRLTDVSKFYGNIKALQGVSLEVSAGEITCVLGDNGAGKSTLIKIIAGLHRHDAGTFEIEGEETVLANPRAALDHGIATVYQDLAVVPLMPVWRNFFLGSEPTKGRGPFRRLDVDLMRETTRTELLRMGIDLRDVDQPIGTLSGGERQCVAIARAVYFGAKVLVLDEPTAALGVKQSGVVLKYVAAARDAGLGVVLITHNPHHAYLVGDRFVLLKRGTMAGSHTRDSITLDELTRQMAGGSELDELSHELERVAESGADGPPSDAADPAPPTPRTTRDDTTR, translated from the coding sequence ATGACCGACACCGCGGCCAAGGCCGTGCCCGACGGCGCGACCGCCCTCGTCCGGCTGACCGACGTCAGCAAGTTCTACGGCAACATCAAGGCCCTCCAGGGGGTCTCCCTGGAGGTGTCCGCCGGCGAGATCACCTGTGTCCTCGGCGACAACGGCGCCGGCAAGTCCACCCTCATCAAGATCATCGCGGGGTTGCACCGGCACGACGCCGGCACCTTCGAGATCGAGGGCGAGGAGACCGTGCTGGCCAACCCGCGCGCGGCCCTCGACCACGGCATCGCCACCGTCTACCAGGACCTCGCCGTGGTTCCGCTGATGCCGGTCTGGCGGAACTTCTTCCTCGGCTCCGAGCCCACCAAGGGCCGGGGACCCTTCCGCCGCCTCGACGTGGACCTCATGCGCGAGACCACCCGGACCGAGCTGCTCCGGATGGGCATCGACCTGCGGGACGTGGACCAGCCCATCGGCACCCTGTCCGGCGGCGAGCGCCAGTGCGTGGCCATCGCCCGGGCCGTGTACTTCGGCGCGAAGGTCCTCGTGCTGGACGAGCCCACCGCTGCCCTCGGCGTCAAGCAGTCCGGCGTGGTCCTGAAGTACGTCGCCGCCGCCCGCGACGCGGGCCTCGGGGTGGTGCTGATCACGCACAACCCGCACCACGCGTACCTGGTCGGCGACCGTTTCGTGCTCCTGAAGCGGGGCACCATGGCGGGCAGCCACACCCGCGACTCGATCACCCTCGACGAGCTCACCCGACAGATGGCGGGCGGGTCCGAGCTCGACGAACTGAGCCACGAACTGGAGCGAGTGGCAGAATCGGGAGCGGACGGACCGCCGTCCGACGCAGCCGACCCGGCTCCCCCCACCCCGCGGACCACGAGGGACGACACGACTCGATGA
- a CDS encoding ABC transporter permease, protein MSATAGATVDERLAPTSLVRRLLGRPELGAVVGALAVFVFFSFAADSFLRASSLSTVLYSASTIGIMAVPVALLMIGGEFDLSAGVMVTTSALVSSMFSYQMTANVWVGVLVSLLVTLAIGFFNGFMLTRTKLPSFIITLGTFLMLTGLNLGFTKLISGSVSTKTIADMEGFSSARALFASQWNIGSVTLKVTILWWFALVAVATWILLRTRAGNWIFAVGGGADAARATGVPVVKTRIGLYMGVALCAWISGQHILFSFDVVQSGEGVGNEFLYIIAAVIGGCLMTGGYGSAIGSAIGAFIFGMTSNGIVYAQWNPDWFKFFLGAMLLLATLLNAWVRKRAEAK, encoded by the coding sequence ATGAGCGCGACCGCCGGTGCGACGGTCGACGAACGGCTGGCCCCCACCTCGCTCGTGCGCCGTCTGCTGGGCCGCCCCGAGCTGGGCGCGGTCGTCGGCGCGTTGGCCGTCTTCGTGTTCTTCTCCTTCGCCGCCGACAGTTTCCTGCGGGCCTCCAGCCTGAGCACCGTCCTGTACTCGGCCTCCACGATCGGGATCATGGCGGTGCCGGTGGCCCTGCTGATGATCGGCGGCGAGTTCGACCTGTCGGCCGGCGTCATGGTCACCACCTCGGCGCTGGTCAGCTCGATGTTCAGCTACCAGATGACCGCGAACGTCTGGGTCGGCGTCCTGGTGTCCCTGCTGGTCACCCTCGCCATCGGCTTCTTCAACGGGTTCATGCTGACCCGCACCAAGCTGCCGAGCTTCATCATCACGCTCGGCACCTTCCTGATGCTGACCGGCCTGAACCTCGGCTTCACCAAGCTGATCAGCGGCTCCGTCTCCACCAAGACCATCGCCGACATGGAGGGCTTCTCCTCCGCGCGGGCCCTGTTCGCCTCGCAGTGGAACATCGGCTCGGTCACCCTCAAGGTGACCATCCTGTGGTGGTTCGCCCTGGTCGCCGTCGCGACCTGGATCCTGCTGCGCACCCGCGCCGGAAACTGGATCTTCGCGGTGGGCGGCGGCGCCGACGCGGCCCGCGCGACCGGCGTGCCCGTCGTGAAGACCCGCATCGGGCTCTACATGGGCGTCGCGCTCTGCGCCTGGATCTCCGGGCAGCACATCCTCTTCTCGTTCGACGTGGTGCAGTCCGGCGAGGGCGTCGGCAACGAGTTCCTCTACATCATCGCGGCCGTCATCGGCGGCTGTCTGATGACGGGCGGCTACGGCTCGGCCATCGGCTCGGCCATCGGCGCCTTCATCTTCGGCATGACCAGCAACGGCATCGTGTACGCCCAGTGGAACCCGGACTGGTTCAAGTTCTTCCTCGGGGCGATGCTGCTGCTCGCCACGCTGCTCAACGCATGGGTCCGCAAGCGGGCGGAGGCGAAGTGA
- a CDS encoding sugar ABC transporter substrate-binding protein, whose product MARVRTGVRVVGAVLAAVLGASLAGCSSTGGKRAEERAKAAEAGRPAVSTPRWTFAMVTHAGDGDTFWDIVQKGAKEAAAKDNIKFVYAHDDQAQQQAQFVQNAIDQKVDGIIVSLAKPDALKDVVAKAVKAGIPVVTVNSGSAQSAEYGALTHIGQDEEIAGEAVGTELAKRGKKKAVCVLHEQGNVGHEQRCAGAKKTFGESGGVMENLYVEGTNMPSVQASLQAKLQADPSVDAIVTLGAPFAATAVKAKDTAGSKAEVDTFDLNESVARDLKSGALGFAVDQQPYLQGYEAVDLLWLNLYNANVLGGGRPVLTGPAIVTGAQAAELEKYIKRGSR is encoded by the coding sequence GTGGCTAGGGTTCGGACAGGGGTGCGCGTCGTGGGCGCCGTACTCGCGGCGGTACTGGGTGCCTCCCTCGCGGGGTGCAGCAGTACGGGCGGCAAACGAGCCGAGGAACGGGCCAAGGCCGCCGAGGCCGGGCGACCCGCCGTGTCCACCCCGCGCTGGACCTTCGCGATGGTCACCCACGCCGGAGACGGCGACACCTTCTGGGACATCGTGCAGAAGGGTGCCAAGGAGGCCGCGGCGAAGGACAACATCAAGTTCGTCTACGCCCACGACGACCAGGCACAACAGCAGGCCCAGTTCGTGCAGAACGCCATCGACCAGAAGGTCGACGGCATCATCGTGAGCCTGGCCAAGCCCGACGCCCTCAAGGACGTCGTCGCCAAGGCCGTCAAGGCCGGCATCCCGGTCGTCACCGTCAACTCCGGATCCGCCCAGTCCGCCGAGTACGGGGCCCTGACCCACATCGGCCAGGACGAGGAGATCGCCGGCGAGGCGGTCGGCACCGAGCTCGCCAAGCGCGGCAAGAAGAAGGCCGTCTGCGTCCTGCACGAACAGGGCAACGTCGGCCACGAGCAGCGCTGCGCCGGGGCGAAGAAGACCTTCGGCGAGTCCGGCGGGGTCATGGAGAACCTCTACGTCGAGGGCACCAACATGCCCTCCGTCCAGGCGTCCCTCCAGGCGAAGCTCCAAGCGGACCCCTCCGTCGACGCGATCGTCACCCTCGGCGCGCCCTTCGCCGCCACCGCCGTCAAGGCCAAGGACACGGCGGGTAGCAAGGCCGAGGTGGACACCTTCGACCTCAATGAGTCAGTGGCGAGGGACCTCAAGTCGGGCGCCCTCGGCTTCGCCGTCGACCAGCAGCCCTACCTCCAGGGGTACGAGGCCGTCGACCTGCTCTGGCTCAACCTCTACAACGCGAACGTCCTCGGCGGGGGCCGTCCGGTCCTCACCGGACCGGCGATCGTCACCGGCGCCCAGGCCGCCGAGCTGGAGAAGTACATCAAGCGGGGCAGCCGATGA
- a CDS encoding Gfo/Idh/MocA family protein produces the protein MRIGLIGTGRIGSFHAAALARHPDAGSLLLADADPARAARLADRLGATAAPTVEQVFTWGVDAVVVCCSTDGHAELIVRAVRGGLPVFCEKPVAPDLTRTLGVLREVTALGGVLQLGFMRRFDEGYAAARELVRSGALGRLHTVRTTTADPTPPTAAYLAGSGGLYRDCLVHDFDMVRWVTGHEVTEVYAAGSDAGPSVFRETGDVDTAVAVLTLDDGTLVSSTGTRCNGAGYDVRMELAGERDQVSTGLDDRTPIASTEPHGPPAASKPWTGFLERFAPAYEAELAAFVRLVRGEGPNPCDGREALAALRIAEACELSRRERRRVRLEELPDL, from the coding sequence ATGCGCATCGGGCTCATCGGAACCGGCCGGATCGGCTCGTTCCACGCGGCCGCCCTGGCCCGCCACCCGGACGCCGGCTCGCTGCTGCTGGCCGACGCCGACCCCGCGCGGGCGGCGCGGCTCGCGGACCGGCTGGGGGCGACCGCCGCGCCCACCGTGGAGCAGGTCTTCACCTGGGGGGTGGACGCGGTCGTCGTGTGCTGCTCCACCGACGGGCACGCCGAGCTGATCGTCCGGGCGGTGCGCGGCGGGCTGCCGGTGTTCTGCGAGAAGCCGGTGGCACCGGACCTGACCCGCACCCTGGGCGTGCTGCGCGAGGTCACGGCGCTGGGCGGGGTGCTCCAGCTGGGGTTCATGCGCCGCTTCGACGAGGGCTACGCGGCGGCGCGGGAGCTGGTCCGTTCGGGTGCGCTGGGGCGGCTGCACACCGTACGGACGACGACGGCCGATCCGACGCCGCCGACCGCGGCCTACCTGGCCGGCTCCGGGGGGCTGTACCGGGACTGCCTGGTGCACGACTTCGACATGGTCCGCTGGGTCACCGGGCACGAGGTGACGGAGGTGTACGCGGCCGGGTCGGACGCGGGGCCGTCCGTGTTCCGGGAAACCGGTGACGTCGACACGGCGGTGGCCGTCCTCACCCTGGACGACGGGACGCTGGTCAGCAGTACCGGCACCCGTTGCAACGGCGCCGGGTACGACGTGCGGATGGAGCTCGCCGGGGAGCGGGACCAGGTCTCCACGGGGCTGGACGACCGTACGCCGATCGCCTCGACGGAGCCGCACGGCCCGCCCGCGGCGAGCAAGCCGTGGACGGGCTTCCTGGAACGGTTCGCCCCCGCGTACGAGGCGGAGCTGGCGGCCTTCGTGCGACTGGTGCGCGGCGAGGGCCCCAATCCGTGTGACGGGCGCGAGGCGCTCGCCGCGCTCCGGATCGCGGAGGCCTGTGAGCTGTCCCGGCGGGAGCGGCGCCGGGTGCGGTTGGAGGAGTTGCCGGACCTGTGA
- a CDS encoding cytochrome P450 family protein, with product MPVLDLSTIAEDFNENPYPHYARLREIAPIHRVKAVDGQEVWLVVGHDEARQALTHPDVSKNWLTSGLYTDREKTDASANMMRADPPHHTRLRRLVSRSFAPGRIETLRPRIQQIVDGLLDDMAALPERRADLIDAFARPLPMTVICELLGIPEDARGPFHDWVTEIVSPTGVEAENTALRAMTAYLAELTDAKLAAPGDDLLSDWTTSRGEDGDRLSRQELVAMAFLMMIGGHETTVHLISNAMRALFAHPDQLAALRADLDGLTDGAVEEALRYDGPVETATFRFARADLEIGGALIEAGSPVLVSLAGADRDPDRFARPDTFDIRRPGRGGHIAFGHGIHHCVGAPLGRLEGRIAIRSILERFPDLEEEPIEHAWVPGILVRGILSHPVRW from the coding sequence ATGCCGGTTCTGGACCTCAGTACGATCGCCGAAGACTTCAACGAAAACCCGTACCCCCACTACGCGCGACTGCGGGAGATCGCCCCGATTCACCGCGTCAAAGCGGTGGACGGGCAGGAAGTCTGGCTCGTCGTCGGTCACGACGAGGCCCGTCAGGCCCTCACCCACCCCGACGTGTCCAAGAACTGGCTGACGTCGGGGCTCTACACCGACCGCGAGAAGACCGACGCCAGCGCCAACATGATGCGCGCCGACCCGCCCCACCACACCCGGCTGCGCCGGCTGGTCTCGCGGTCCTTCGCCCCCGGCCGGATCGAGACCCTGCGGCCCCGCATCCAGCAGATCGTCGACGGGCTCCTCGACGACATGGCCGCCCTGCCCGAGCGCCGCGCCGACCTGATCGACGCCTTCGCCCGGCCGCTGCCCATGACGGTGATCTGTGAACTCCTCGGGATACCGGAGGACGCCCGGGGCCCCTTCCACGACTGGGTCACCGAGATCGTCTCGCCGACCGGGGTGGAGGCCGAGAACACCGCCCTGCGCGCGATGACCGCGTACCTGGCCGAGCTGACCGACGCCAAGCTCGCCGCACCGGGCGACGACCTGCTCAGCGACTGGACCACGAGCCGCGGCGAGGACGGCGACCGGCTCTCGCGCCAGGAGCTGGTCGCCATGGCCTTCCTGATGATGATCGGCGGCCACGAGACCACCGTGCACCTGATCTCCAACGCGATGCGGGCCCTCTTCGCCCACCCCGACCAGCTCGCGGCCCTGCGCGCCGACCTCGACGGACTCACCGACGGCGCCGTGGAGGAGGCCCTGCGCTACGACGGCCCGGTGGAGACGGCCACCTTCCGCTTCGCCCGCGCGGACCTGGAGATCGGCGGCGCCCTGATCGAGGCCGGCTCGCCCGTCCTGGTCTCCCTCGCCGGAGCCGACCGGGACCCCGACCGCTTCGCGCGTCCCGACACCTTCGACATCCGCCGCCCCGGACGCGGCGGCCACATCGCCTTCGGCCACGGCATCCACCACTGCGTCGGCGCCCCCCTGGGCCGACTGGAGGGCCGCATCGCGATCCGCTCGATCCTGGAGCGCTTCCCCGACCTGGAAGAGGAGCCGATCGAGCACGCGTGGGTGCCCGGCATCCTGGTCCGCGGCATCCTGAGCCACCCGGTGCGCTGGTAG
- a CDS encoding DMT family transporter: MSTVAAPAPVAAPGRAWLADLPVLLVAVVWGGSYLAAKGITTTHTVIAVLVLRFALVLPVLVVAGLRRLRALNAAQLRGAGLLGLVLGGIFLLETYGVVHTSATNAGLIISLTMIFTPLAEAAVRRVRPSTGFLGAAAVSVAGVVLLTQGAGFTAPGLGDLLILGAALARTLHVLLMARIKAVQDADPLSLTTVQLGGAVAVFALLALLPGSGASPWETAVAFDSRQWAGLVFLAVFCTLFAFFVQMWAVRRTSPSRVSLLLGTEPLWAAAAGIAIAGERLGAVGLVGVALVLGGTAWGRRAAA, encoded by the coding sequence GTGTCCACCGTCGCCGCCCCCGCCCCCGTCGCCGCCCCCGGCCGAGCCTGGCTCGCCGATCTGCCGGTCCTGCTCGTCGCCGTCGTCTGGGGCGGCAGCTACCTCGCCGCCAAGGGGATCACCACCACGCACACCGTGATCGCGGTGCTCGTGCTGCGCTTCGCGCTCGTCCTGCCCGTCCTCGTCGTCGCCGGACTGCGGCGGCTGCGCGCACTGAACGCCGCCCAACTGCGCGGCGCGGGGCTGCTGGGCCTGGTACTCGGCGGGATCTTCCTGCTGGAGACCTACGGGGTGGTCCACACCTCGGCCACGAACGCCGGGCTGATCATCAGCCTGACCATGATCTTCACCCCGCTCGCCGAGGCCGCCGTGCGGCGCGTGCGCCCCTCGACCGGGTTCCTCGGCGCCGCCGCCGTGTCCGTCGCGGGCGTGGTGCTGCTCACCCAGGGAGCCGGCTTCACCGCCCCGGGCCTCGGCGACCTGCTCATCCTCGGCGCGGCCCTCGCCCGGACCCTGCACGTCCTGCTGATGGCCCGGATCAAGGCCGTCCAGGACGCCGACCCGCTCTCCCTCACCACGGTCCAGCTCGGCGGCGCCGTCGCCGTGTTCGCCCTCCTCGCCCTGCTGCCCGGCAGCGGCGCGAGCCCCTGGGAGACCGCCGTCGCATTCGATTCCCGCCAGTGGGCGGGGCTGGTCTTCCTGGCCGTCTTCTGCACCCTCTTCGCCTTCTTCGTGCAGATGTGGGCCGTACGCCGCACCTCGCCCTCCCGCGTCAGCCTGCTGCTGGGCACCGAACCGCTGTGGGCGGCCGCCGCCGGCATCGCGATCGCCGGCGAGCGCCTCGGCGCCGTCGGTCTCGTCGGGGTCGCGCTGGTGCTCGGCGGCACCGCCTGGGGTCGGCGCGCCGCAGCCTGA
- a CDS encoding dihydrofolate reductase family protein → MGKLTLTTFLSLDGVMQGPGAPEEDTSDGFRYGGWTVPYGDEGMGEFVTEVFDRAGAFLLGRRTYEIFAGHWPRYTDPADPIASRLNGLPKYVPSATLKEPAWAGTTVLDGEHLQAEITRIKDKLEGELQVHGSGALAQWLLARDLVDELNLLVFPVFLGAGRRLFPIGGLPTACEVVDSRTTSTGTSIHTYRPVGRARFGSFA, encoded by the coding sequence ATGGGCAAGCTGACCCTCACCACCTTCCTCAGCCTCGACGGGGTGATGCAGGGCCCCGGAGCACCCGAGGAGGACACCAGCGACGGCTTCCGGTACGGCGGCTGGACCGTGCCCTACGGCGACGAGGGCATGGGGGAGTTCGTTACGGAGGTCTTCGACCGCGCCGGGGCGTTCCTGCTCGGGCGTCGGACGTACGAGATCTTCGCCGGGCACTGGCCGCGGTACACCGATCCCGCCGACCCGATCGCGAGCCGGCTGAACGGACTGCCCAAGTACGTGCCCTCGGCCACCCTCAAGGAGCCCGCCTGGGCCGGGACCACGGTGCTCGACGGCGAGCACCTCCAGGCTGAGATCACGCGGATCAAGGACAAGCTGGAGGGGGAACTCCAGGTGCACGGCAGCGGCGCCCTCGCCCAGTGGCTGCTGGCCCGGGACCTGGTCGACGAGCTGAACCTGCTGGTCTTCCCGGTGTTCCTGGGCGCCGGGCGCCGACTGTTCCCGATCGGGGGCCTGCCGACCGCCTGCGAGGTGGTCGACTCCCGCACCACCTCGACGGGCACGTCGATCCACACCTACCGCCCGGTGGGCCGGGCCCGCTTCGGCTCCTTCGCCTGA
- a CDS encoding SDR family oxidoreductase — MNGTVALVTGGSRGIGAATALRLAQDGADVAITYVDDATSAAEVVGKIEALGRRGLAVRADSGDAAEAAGAVERTVRDLGRIDVLVNNAGVGVLGPLDALALTDVDRVLAVNVRGVFLTSQAAAGRMGSGGRIITIGSCIARRVPGPGGTLYAMSKAALTGLTKALARELGGRGITANLVHPGPVDTDMNPADGPYSAPQASMTALGRFGTAAEVAAMVSFLAGSDAAYVTGAEFSVDGGHAA; from the coding sequence ATGAACGGCACAGTGGCACTGGTCACGGGCGGCAGCCGCGGCATCGGGGCCGCCACGGCCCTGCGCCTGGCGCAGGACGGCGCCGACGTGGCGATCACCTACGTCGACGACGCCACCTCGGCGGCGGAGGTCGTCGGCAAGATCGAGGCCCTCGGTCGACGCGGCCTGGCGGTACGGGCCGACTCGGGCGACGCCGCGGAGGCCGCCGGGGCGGTGGAGCGGACCGTACGGGACCTCGGACGGATCGACGTACTGGTCAACAACGCGGGCGTGGGCGTGCTCGGCCCGCTCGACGCACTCGCGCTCACGGACGTGGACCGCGTCCTCGCGGTGAACGTCCGCGGGGTCTTCCTGACCTCCCAGGCCGCGGCGGGCCGCATGGGCTCAGGCGGGCGGATCATCACCATCGGCAGCTGCATCGCCCGGCGGGTCCCGGGCCCCGGCGGCACCCTGTACGCGATGAGCAAGGCCGCGCTGACCGGTCTGACCAAGGCGCTCGCCAGGGAACTCGGCGGGCGCGGGATCACCGCGAACCTCGTGCACCCCGGCCCGGTGGACACCGACATGAACCCGGCCGACGGCCCCTACTCCGCCCCGCAGGCGTCGATGACGGCCCTCGGCCGCTTCGGCACGGCGGCGGAGGTGGCCGCCATGGTGTCCTTCCTCGCGGGGTCGGACGCCGCGTACGTCACGGGCGCCGAGTTCTCGGTGGACGGCGGCCACGCGGCGTAG
- the alc gene encoding allantoicase: MAQRSTGPASFTGNANPYGGGDPYADYRTADFPFTRYANLAARELGAGVIEANDEFFAQRENLLISEAAHFDPEDFGHKGKVMDGWETRRRRGVCATQPWPTAEDHDWALVRLGAPGVIRGIIVDTAHFRGNMPQAVSVQGASVAGSPTVVELLSDDVKWTTLVERTPVGGHAANGFEVNVEQRFTHLRVNQHPDGGIARLRVHGEVVTDPKWLAALGTFDVVALENGGSVEDASNRFYSPPTNTINPGRSRKMDDGWETARRRDNGNDWIRYQLVADSEIRAVEIDTAYLKGNSAGWASLSIKSGEDGEWTEFLPRTRLQPDTNHRFVLDAPAVGTHVRIDIFPDGGFSRLRLYGSLTEAGAAAHAARHQELGG; encoded by the coding sequence GTGGCACAGCGTTCAACTGGACCGGCTTCCTTCACCGGCAACGCGAACCCGTACGGAGGCGGCGACCCGTACGCGGACTACCGCACCGCGGACTTCCCCTTCACGCGGTACGCGAACCTCGCGGCCCGTGAACTGGGCGCCGGTGTCATCGAAGCCAACGACGAGTTCTTCGCCCAGCGCGAGAACCTGCTGATCTCCGAGGCCGCCCACTTCGACCCCGAGGACTTCGGGCACAAGGGCAAGGTCATGGACGGCTGGGAGACCCGCCGTCGCCGCGGCGTCTGCGCCACCCAGCCCTGGCCCACCGCCGAGGACCACGACTGGGCGCTCGTACGCCTGGGCGCCCCCGGCGTCATCCGCGGCATCATCGTCGACACCGCCCACTTCCGCGGCAACATGCCGCAGGCCGTGTCGGTGCAGGGCGCCTCCGTCGCCGGCTCCCCGACGGTCGTGGAACTCCTCTCCGACGACGTCAAGTGGACGACCCTCGTCGAGCGCACCCCGGTCGGCGGCCACGCGGCCAACGGCTTCGAGGTGAACGTCGAGCAGCGCTTCACGCACCTGCGCGTCAACCAGCACCCCGACGGCGGCATCGCCCGCCTGCGGGTCCACGGCGAGGTCGTCACCGACCCGAAGTGGCTCGCCGCGCTGGGCACCTTCGACGTGGTCGCCCTGGAGAACGGCGGCTCGGTCGAGGACGCGTCCAACCGCTTCTACTCCCCGCCGACCAACACCATCAACCCGGGCCGCTCCCGCAAGATGGACGACGGCTGGGAGACCGCCCGCCGCCGTGACAACGGCAACGACTGGATCCGCTACCAGCTCGTCGCCGACTCCGAGATCCGCGCCGTCGAGATCGACACCGCGTACCTCAAGGGCAACTCGGCCGGCTGGGCCTCGCTCTCGATCAAGTCGGGCGAGGACGGCGAGTGGACAGAGTTCCTGCCGCGCACCCGCCTCCAGCCCGACACCAACCACCGCTTCGTGCTGGACGCCCCGGCGGTCGGCACCCACGTCCGGATCGACATCTTCCCGGACGGCGGCTTCTCCCGCCTGCGCCTGTACGGCTCGCTGACGGAGGCCGGCGCGGCCGCGCACGCCGCCCGCCACCAAGAGCTCGGCGGCTGA